A window of the Lysinibacillus irui genome harbors these coding sequences:
- a CDS encoding iron-containing alcohol dehydrogenase — protein MIQTKTIFTVHSPGTIVYGRDSFEEVGEYAKKLGSKALIVSDPIMDSLGFVNQCRTLLKTQGVEAVSYIGVVTEPNDTYVAEGLQLLQNENCDVILSVGGGSCIDTAKAIAVVATNGGYIGDYMKMAKVAEQAPIPHIAIPTTAGTGSEATDATVITNTKSDVKMMIKQPAFMPTVAIVDPILTLTSPPAITAATGIDALSHAIESYLSRLAHPYSNVLALSAMELIVNNLVKVYEHGDDVDAREAMSLGSMQAGLSFSNASVALVHGMSRPIGALFHVPHGISNAMLLPAVLDFSKESCIDRLADLGQFFNETKEPFSQEELAQLAITSIKEMCKHMKIGNLKQWGIEEQAYYDAIPKMAEDAIASGSPSNNPKVPTKEELMELYKIAYTYEF, from the coding sequence ACAATCGTATATGGGCGAGACTCATTTGAAGAAGTGGGCGAATATGCAAAAAAATTAGGCTCCAAGGCATTAATCGTTAGTGACCCAATCATGGATAGCTTAGGTTTTGTTAACCAATGTCGTACGCTATTAAAGACCCAAGGGGTGGAAGCGGTTTCATATATAGGGGTAGTAACGGAGCCCAATGATACGTACGTAGCAGAGGGATTACAATTATTGCAAAACGAGAACTGCGATGTCATTCTGTCGGTTGGTGGGGGAAGCTGTATAGATACGGCCAAGGCAATTGCAGTAGTGGCTACAAATGGTGGCTACATAGGGGATTATATGAAGATGGCAAAGGTTGCAGAGCAAGCACCAATTCCACACATAGCCATACCTACGACGGCAGGTACAGGATCGGAAGCAACAGATGCAACCGTTATTACCAATACGAAGAGTGATGTAAAAATGATGATTAAGCAGCCAGCCTTTATGCCAACGGTTGCGATAGTCGATCCTATTTTAACGCTAACATCACCGCCCGCAATTACTGCGGCGACGGGTATTGATGCATTAAGCCATGCAATAGAGAGCTATTTATCACGTTTAGCACATCCCTATTCTAATGTGCTTGCATTATCTGCTATGGAATTAATCGTTAATAATCTAGTAAAAGTCTATGAGCATGGGGATGATGTTGATGCGAGAGAAGCTATGTCATTAGGCTCTATGCAGGCTGGGCTGTCCTTTTCTAATGCGTCCGTTGCTTTAGTGCATGGCATGTCACGTCCAATTGGTGCACTCTTCCATGTTCCACATGGTATTTCAAATGCGATGCTTTTACCAGCAGTTCTGGACTTTTCAAAAGAATCATGCATAGATCGTCTAGCAGATTTAGGTCAGTTTTTTAATGAAACAAAAGAACCCTTCTCGCAAGAAGAGCTTGCTCAGCTAGCTATTACGTCCATTAAAGAAATGTGTAAGCATATGAAGATTGGGAATCTAAAGCAATGGGGAATAGAGGAACAAGCTTACTATGATGCCATCCCTAAAATGGCAGAGGACGCAATTGCAAGTGGCAGCCCAAGTAATAACCCAAAGGTACCGACAAAGGAAGAATTAATGGAACTATATAAAATTGCTTATACGTATGAATTTTAA
- the fadH gene encoding 2,4-dienoyl-CoA reductase — MLQGKTIIITGGSSGMGLYMAKQFVAEGANVVITGRNEERLAEAKKFIAEAGPAIETFQMDVRVPEHAEAMLAFAVEKFGQVDGLVNNAAGNFIVRAEDLSPNGWKAVVDIVLNGTFFCSSVVGKYWIEHKIKGSILNMVATYAWNAGAGVIHSAAAKAGVLSLTRTLAVEWGKQYGIRVNAIAPGPIERTGGADKLWESEAAAARTLDSVPLGRTGTPEEIADLATFMMSNKASYMNGECVTLDGGQWLNQYPF; from the coding sequence ATGTTACAAGGGAAAACCATTATTATTACAGGCGGATCAAGTGGTATGGGGCTTTATATGGCGAAGCAATTCGTTGCTGAGGGAGCGAATGTTGTCATCACAGGGCGCAACGAAGAACGACTAGCAGAGGCTAAAAAATTTATTGCTGAGGCTGGTCCTGCTATTGAGACATTCCAAATGGATGTACGTGTGCCAGAGCATGCTGAGGCAATGCTTGCATTTGCTGTTGAAAAATTTGGTCAAGTTGATGGGCTTGTGAATAATGCTGCAGGTAATTTTATTGTCCGTGCAGAGGATTTATCACCAAATGGCTGGAAGGCTGTAGTAGATATTGTGTTAAATGGGACATTCTTCTGTTCTTCAGTTGTCGGTAAGTATTGGATTGAACATAAGATTAAAGGATCTATTTTAAATATGGTGGCAACTTATGCTTGGAATGCTGGAGCGGGTGTTATCCATTCAGCTGCGGCAAAAGCAGGGGTATTGTCATTGACAAGAACATTAGCTGTCGAATGGGGAAAACAGTATGGCATTCGAGTTAATGCGATTGCACCTGGCCCAATTGAACGAACAGGTGGGGCTGATAAGCTTTGGGAATCAGAAGCAGCAGCGGCTCGAACATTAGATTCTGTTCCATTAGGTCGCACAGGCACACCTGAAGAAATTGCTGATTTAGCTACGTTTATGATGTCTAACAAAGCAAGTTATATGAATGGAGAATGTGTCACACTTGATGGTGGGCAATGGCTCAATCAATATCCTTTCTAA
- a CDS encoding short-chain dehydrogenase has product MGMWLIPAIIAIVIISAISFVSTLKIAKMTSERKSENDTPVSETVEEYATMLNPIVWVYAIFLLFLGIMIFYYWSKAGY; this is encoded by the coding sequence ATGGGTATGTGGTTAATACCAGCTATCATTGCCATTGTGATCATTTCTGCTATTTCTTTTGTCTCCACATTAAAAATTGCAAAAATGACTTCTGAACGGAAATCTGAAAATGATACCCCGGTTTCCGAAACAGTGGAAGAATATGCAACAATGTTGAACCCCATTGTTTGGGTATATGCAATTTTTTTGCTTTTTTTAGGTATCATGATTTTTTATTACTGGAGTAAGGCGGGCTATTAA
- the cbpB gene encoding cyclic-di-AMP-binding protein CbpB: MISTNSKDLLAMPISDFIISSEKVAHVQSGNSAEHALLVLTRTGYSSIPVLDLKYRLQGLLSMKMITESILGLEHIEYEKLPDIKVDSIMEKEIAVLKLTDTFQRALDLVINHAFLCVVDEEGTFAGILTRRVILKQLKKYIYQKD; this comes from the coding sequence ATGATTTCAACTAACAGCAAAGACTTATTAGCAATGCCAATTAGTGATTTTATCATTTCCTCTGAAAAAGTTGCGCATGTACAAAGTGGAAATAGTGCGGAACATGCACTCCTTGTACTAACACGTACAGGGTACTCGTCCATACCTGTATTAGATTTGAAATATCGACTTCAAGGTTTACTAAGCATGAAAATGATTACTGAATCGATTCTTGGACTTGAGCATATTGAATATGAAAAGCTACCTGATATTAAAGTGGACTCAATAATGGAAAAAGAAATCGCTGTTTTAAAGTTAACGGATACGTTCCAGCGTGCTTTGGATTTAGTTATTAACCACGCCTTTTTATGTGTAGTGGACGAAGAAGGAACATTTGCAGGGATATTAACAAGACGTGTTATATTAAAGCAATTGAAAAAATATATTTATCAAAAAGATTAG
- a CDS encoding LysR family transcriptional regulator, translating into MATEAEILKILAEERNMRKAAERLFLSQPALSQRLQTIEKDWGAQLFIRSQKGLTATPAGEQVIAYAKEMLTKKEEIFETIQSLTTKVNGTLKIACASIVGQNWLPKILKDFVSKYPEAKISLMTGWSSEIVKALYEGEAHVGIVRGQVDWKGEKIHLFRDTLYLVDKEVKTIEDVLKTDRPFIQYKSDSNYYQEIQQWWQQHFASNPRKQILVDQIEICKQMALNGIGYAILPSITLNDHDAIHKIPLTNDEKEFGLTRDTWLIGYESSFELRQVEAFVEVVQDHARCLFDYTN; encoded by the coding sequence ATGGCAACAGAGGCAGAAATTTTAAAAATTTTAGCTGAAGAACGCAATATGCGAAAAGCAGCAGAACGTCTATTTTTATCCCAACCAGCTCTATCTCAACGTTTGCAAACAATTGAAAAAGACTGGGGTGCACAGTTATTTATTCGTTCACAAAAGGGGTTAACAGCAACACCAGCTGGCGAGCAGGTAATTGCGTATGCAAAGGAGATGCTAACTAAAAAGGAAGAGATTTTTGAAACGATTCAATCCTTAACAACAAAGGTAAATGGGACATTGAAAATTGCCTGTGCCTCTATTGTAGGCCAAAACTGGCTTCCGAAAATTTTGAAGGACTTTGTATCAAAATATCCTGAGGCAAAAATATCTCTTATGACTGGTTGGAGTTCTGAAATTGTGAAAGCACTTTATGAGGGTGAAGCACATGTTGGCATTGTACGAGGGCAGGTTGACTGGAAGGGAGAAAAGATTCATCTTTTTAGAGATACGCTTTATTTAGTGGATAAAGAGGTTAAGACTATTGAAGATGTTCTAAAGACAGACCGTCCATTTATTCAATATAAAAGTGATTCCAACTACTATCAAGAAATTCAACAATGGTGGCAACAGCATTTTGCTTCAAATCCAAGGAAACAAATTTTAGTGGATCAAATTGAGATTTGTAAGCAAATGGCTTTAAATGGTATTGGATATGCTATACTACCCTCCATTACGTTAAATGACCATGATGCAATTCATAAAATCCCTCTAACAAATGATGAAAAAGAGTTTGGTCTTACGCGAGATACTTGGCTAATTGGCTATGAATCCTCCTTTGAATTAAGACAGGTAGAGGCGTTTGTTGAAGTAGTGCAGGATCATGCTCGTTGTTTGTTTGATTATACAAATTAG
- a CDS encoding DUF7408 domain-containing protein: MKKTKITALTLLIMLVISFMLPSAQASAATTLEVKATAGISGKAKYQSVVPLQVTVKNNGADFSGDMAINSANSYEAASAMVVPIDIAAGEEKTFTFYLDGLADYSYSEADLFAFYEGSIEKGKKIAYKGTKRLQSNFLDPSSTFIYTLTDKSDRLSAFLRLSTFVAQSNVEVFNINQLKDYTFPEDSQGLAMANVIVVDEVAIADLSQKQQESLLKWVQDGGTLLLGAADQIDATAGILKDYLPLSLSQEMTSISAEALTKLSGGGIFTQPISVYAAKTNEGSLPVLTENNAVLAAKKAVGSGEVIQTAFSLGDQPLSSMDGYAALIAKMIDVQSISQQGMMRQGQSPFDQISYELRNINELFPSFEVSVGYMLIVIILYILIIGPILYFVLKKMDKREHAWWVIPSISIVLSIVLFIVGAKDRIVQPQVQQSAFYKVNEDSSVNGYYVESILTNRSGDFVVNADKNTTAVALRSYNNFTGTMGALHESSYIKENANGSTLTLRDLSYWSVQSFAGKSSAQNIGKMDIDITLKNEKLSGTVKNNFPFALKDVTLISGVKEVKLGDIEANGTLQVDKELKTTVLQKPSSFNSYNYSYPSTKDEVDPMRIERMKTMALPLVENDRQPILTAWTDQAIVGVELETSANMSPITMLVQPFKGKVELSGPFTMKRNNFNYTLAPLSASGYYEKIDEELNQWYLSDGLYEVTMAMPDQFMDAVQSLNELTISNKDVKRMQLSIWNNETNLYEPLVDTKQVFSDNISKYFNQDGELRIEIKYGPDPSGEQTKLPDIELKGVAK, from the coding sequence TTGAAAAAGACAAAAATCACGGCACTGACCTTATTAATTATGCTTGTAATTAGCTTTATGTTGCCTTCAGCACAAGCAAGTGCTGCTACTACACTAGAGGTAAAAGCAACAGCAGGTATTTCAGGTAAAGCTAAATATCAATCAGTAGTGCCGCTACAAGTTACGGTAAAAAATAATGGCGCAGATTTTTCAGGAGATATGGCGATTAATTCTGCCAATTCCTATGAGGCTGCATCAGCAATGGTCGTTCCAATTGATATAGCAGCAGGAGAAGAAAAGACATTTACTTTCTATCTGGATGGTTTAGCTGACTATAGTTATTCGGAGGCAGATCTATTTGCTTTTTATGAAGGGAGTATTGAAAAAGGAAAAAAGATTGCCTATAAAGGGACAAAACGTCTACAATCTAACTTTTTAGATCCCTCTTCAACATTTATTTATACACTGACGGATAAAAGTGATCGACTTTCAGCATTTTTACGTTTATCCACTTTTGTCGCTCAAAGTAATGTGGAAGTATTTAATATTAATCAATTAAAAGATTATACATTCCCAGAAGATTCACAGGGACTTGCTATGGCGAATGTAATTGTTGTAGATGAAGTGGCAATCGCCGATTTATCACAAAAACAACAAGAATCCTTACTAAAATGGGTACAAGATGGCGGTACATTACTCTTAGGGGCTGCTGATCAAATCGATGCAACAGCAGGGATTTTAAAAGACTATTTACCATTATCATTATCACAAGAGATGACTTCGATTTCTGCAGAGGCATTAACAAAATTGTCTGGTGGCGGTATTTTTACACAGCCTATTTCAGTTTACGCTGCTAAAACTAATGAAGGAAGTCTACCCGTACTAACTGAAAACAATGCAGTGTTAGCAGCAAAGAAAGCAGTTGGTAGTGGAGAAGTTATTCAAACAGCCTTCTCGTTAGGAGATCAACCACTTTCGTCAATGGATGGCTACGCGGCACTTATAGCTAAAATGATTGATGTTCAGAGCATTTCACAGCAAGGGATGATGAGGCAGGGTCAATCACCATTTGACCAAATTTCTTATGAGCTTCGTAACATTAATGAGTTATTCCCATCCTTTGAAGTATCAGTAGGCTATATGCTAATCGTCATTATTCTTTATATTTTAATCATTGGTCCAATTTTGTACTTTGTCCTAAAAAAAATGGATAAGCGTGAGCATGCATGGTGGGTTATTCCATCCATCTCTATTGTTCTTTCAATTGTTCTCTTTATTGTTGGGGCGAAAGATCGAATTGTTCAGCCACAAGTTCAACAATCTGCATTTTATAAGGTAAATGAGGATAGTAGTGTAAATGGATATTATGTGGAATCTATTTTAACGAATCGTAGTGGTGATTTTGTAGTCAATGCAGATAAAAACACGACTGCCGTTGCGTTAAGAAGTTACAATAATTTTACTGGCACGATGGGAGCTCTACATGAGTCTTCCTATATTAAAGAAAATGCCAATGGTTCAACGCTAACATTACGTGACTTAAGCTATTGGTCCGTGCAATCCTTTGCAGGAAAATCGTCAGCTCAAAATATCGGCAAAATGGATATTGATATCACATTAAAAAATGAAAAGCTGTCAGGAACGGTTAAAAATAATTTCCCATTTGCATTAAAGGATGTCACATTAATCTCTGGTGTGAAAGAAGTAAAATTAGGTGATATTGAAGCGAATGGAACTTTACAGGTTGATAAGGAACTGAAAACAACTGTTCTTCAAAAGCCATCTTCATTTAATAGTTACAACTATAGTTACCCATCGACGAAGGATGAGGTAGATCCAATGCGTATTGAACGAATGAAAACGATGGCGTTGCCACTCGTAGAAAATGATAGACAGCCGATTCTTACTGCTTGGACAGATCAAGCTATTGTAGGGGTTGAACTTGAAACAAGTGCCAATATGTCACCAATTACAATGCTTGTTCAACCATTTAAAGGGAAGGTGGAGCTATCAGGTCCATTTACGATGAAGCGCAATAACTTTAACTATACATTAGCTCCACTATCTGCAAGTGGCTATTATGAAAAAATTGATGAGGAATTGAACCAATGGTATCTATCAGATGGTTTATACGAAGTAACGATGGCAATGCCAGATCAATTTATGGATGCTGTTCAATCACTAAATGAACTGACCATTTCTAATAAGGATGTTAAGCGTATGCAGCTGTCGATATGGAATAATGAAACGAATTTGTACGAGCCTTTAGTGGATACAAAACAAGTATTTTCGGATAACATTTCAAAGTACTTTAACCAAGATGGGGAGCTTCGAATCGAAATCAAATATGGTCCTGATCCATCAGGAGAGCAAACGAAGCTACCAGATATAGAGCTGAAAGGAGTGGCAAAATAA
- a CDS encoding ABC transporter ATP-binding protein, with protein MIEIRDLTKRYGSFTALDHLNLSLEEGVVFGFVGANGAGKSTTFSILATLLSPTSGDALINGKSVVKEPKEVRKQIGYMPDFFGVYDQLKVDEYLDFYGASYGIQLAERQVLIPQLLELVNLTSKRYEYVDLLSRGMKQRLCLARALIHDPKVLILDEPASGLDPRARVEMRDILRNLKSMGKTILISSHILPELAEMCDEIGVIDNGKLIAHGNVAAIQAQLQGEKRIVLKITDRLEEVRAFLEEDPHVSSIDVIDNRLEIAFNYRGTNAEQIALLKKAMLADLPIYALNEEEKDLEDVFMAITKGADNQ; from the coding sequence ATGATTGAAATTCGTGACTTAACGAAACGATACGGCTCCTTTACAGCATTAGATCATTTAAACCTTTCCTTAGAAGAGGGTGTAGTATTTGGTTTTGTTGGTGCCAATGGAGCAGGGAAATCAACAACATTCTCTATTTTAGCTACATTATTATCACCTACTTCTGGTGATGCACTGATTAATGGCAAAAGTGTTGTGAAGGAACCGAAAGAAGTAAGAAAGCAAATTGGTTATATGCCTGATTTCTTTGGTGTATATGATCAGTTAAAAGTAGATGAATATCTAGATTTTTATGGTGCGAGCTACGGTATTCAACTGGCAGAACGTCAAGTGCTAATTCCTCAACTATTAGAGCTTGTGAATTTAACAAGTAAACGCTATGAATATGTAGATTTATTATCTCGTGGGATGAAGCAACGGTTATGTCTTGCCCGTGCCCTTATCCATGATCCAAAGGTATTGATCTTAGATGAGCCTGCATCAGGATTAGATCCTCGTGCACGTGTAGAGATGCGTGATATTTTACGAAATTTAAAGTCAATGGGGAAAACCATTTTGATCTCTTCGCATATCTTACCAGAGCTTGCTGAGATGTGTGATGAAATCGGGGTTATTGATAATGGCAAATTAATTGCGCATGGCAATGTAGCTGCAATTCAAGCCCAGTTACAGGGAGAAAAGCGGATTGTGCTGAAAATAACAGATCGACTAGAAGAAGTCCGTGCATTTTTAGAGGAAGATCCACATGTTTCATCTATTGATGTGATCGACAATCGTTTAGAAATTGCCTTTAACTATCGCGGTACAAATGCCGAACAGATAGCATTACTGAAGAAGGCAATGCTTGCTGATTTACCGATCTATGCATTGAATGAAGAAGAAAAAGATTTAGAGGATGTCTTTATGGCTATTACGAAGGGAGCGGACAATCAATGA
- a CDS encoding ABC transporter permease, which translates to MMERFYNPVLVKELKLRFRSFKSFSGLMFYLAVLCIFIAGFLLLTTEFTGKGFFRPDTSFMMFAVLTILQMALVLFITPSLTAGAISSEREKQTLNILLTTTQSSTQIVVGKLLSSVAFLVLMLVAGLPLYSLVFLFGGVSPSQLISIFLFYLVTVVAIGSIGVMFSTITKRTIVAMIATYGSIIFLGGITAFFFFLTMAFHQMGNAVGTSTSFMTYFWASINPGALMLTLISPEMGDALAELSGVKLPVWITYLIAYVFIIVLCLTIAIKKLRANMKSNR; encoded by the coding sequence ATGATGGAGAGATTTTATAATCCAGTACTCGTAAAAGAATTGAAGTTACGCTTCCGTTCTTTTAAAAGTTTCTCAGGTTTAATGTTTTATTTAGCAGTACTTTGTATTTTCATTGCAGGATTTTTATTGCTTACAACGGAGTTTACTGGCAAGGGCTTCTTTAGACCAGATACAAGCTTTATGATGTTTGCTGTACTAACAATTTTACAAATGGCATTAGTTCTTTTTATTACACCGAGTTTGACTGCAGGTGCTATTAGTAGTGAGCGTGAAAAACAAACATTAAATATTTTACTAACAACAACACAAAGTTCGACACAAATTGTAGTTGGAAAATTATTATCTTCCGTAGCATTTCTAGTATTGATGCTGGTGGCAGGATTGCCACTATATAGTTTAGTATTTTTATTCGGTGGTGTTTCACCTTCACAGCTGATTTCCATATTCTTATTTTATTTAGTCACTGTCGTAGCAATAGGTAGTATAGGTGTTATGTTTTCAACGATTACCAAAAGAACGATTGTTGCCATGATTGCCACATATGGCTCTATCATCTTTTTAGGAGGTATTACAGCATTCTTCTTCTTTTTAACGATGGCCTTTCATCAGATGGGGAACGCTGTTGGTACTAGTACCTCCTTTATGACTTATTTTTGGGCATCCATCAATCCAGGTGCCTTAATGTTAACGCTAATTTCACCAGAGATGGGAGATGCGTTAGCTGAACTTTCTGGTGTGAAATTACCTGTCTGGATTACTTATTTAATCGCTTATGTATTCATCATTGTGCTTTGTTTAACGATAGCGATCAAAAAATTACGTGCCAATATGAAAAGTAACCGATGA
- a CDS encoding AAA family ATPase, whose product MAFTEQQYVEMSTKLQQVKEEIHRFIVGQEEAIDYTLFAVLADGHALLEGLPGLGKTMLIRTISEVLDLSFSRIQFTPDLMPADITGTSMIERTPDGKQQFTFQPGPIFSQMVLADEINRATPKTQSALLEAMGEKTVTILGDTKKMAKPFFVLATQNPIEMEGTYPLPEAQMDRFLCKILVPYPEKNELMEIMKRTTGAQEIDLQKLMNTEALIEAQQMVKEVMVADEMLEYATDLVVATHPERPDALDEVKQYAMYGSGPRGLQSLIKLAKARALMNGRFHVSVADIKSVAKPVLRHRMLLNYEGEASGKTTDDVIDVILEKVQQGISK is encoded by the coding sequence ATGGCATTTACAGAGCAACAGTATGTTGAAATGAGTACGAAATTACAACAAGTTAAAGAAGAAATTCATCGTTTCATTGTTGGGCAGGAAGAAGCAATTGATTATACATTGTTTGCAGTACTAGCGGATGGTCATGCATTGTTAGAGGGTTTACCAGGTTTAGGGAAAACGATGTTAATTCGTACAATTTCTGAAGTACTTGATCTGTCGTTTTCACGTATTCAATTTACACCAGATCTTATGCCAGCAGATATAACAGGAACGAGTATGATTGAACGTACACCTGATGGTAAGCAGCAATTTACATTTCAACCGGGGCCAATCTTTAGTCAGATGGTGTTAGCCGATGAAATAAATCGTGCAACACCAAAAACACAAAGTGCTTTGTTAGAAGCAATGGGAGAGAAAACGGTGACGATTTTGGGGGATACGAAAAAAATGGCGAAACCTTTTTTCGTATTAGCAACGCAAAACCCAATTGAGATGGAAGGAACTTATCCATTACCTGAAGCGCAAATGGACCGTTTCCTTTGTAAAATTCTTGTACCATACCCTGAAAAAAATGAACTTATGGAAATTATGAAACGAACGACAGGCGCTCAAGAAATTGATTTACAGAAGCTCATGAATACAGAGGCTCTTATCGAAGCACAACAAATGGTGAAGGAAGTAATGGTTGCCGATGAAATGTTAGAATATGCAACTGACCTAGTGGTGGCTACACATCCTGAAAGACCAGATGCTCTTGATGAGGTTAAACAATATGCTATGTATGGCAGTGGTCCACGTGGATTGCAAAGCTTAATAAAATTGGCAAAAGCTAGAGCATTGATGAATGGACGTTTCCATGTTTCTGTAGCAGATATTAAATCCGTGGCAAAACCAGTTTTACGTCATCGGATGTTGTTGAATTATGAAGGGGAGGCTTCAGGAAAAACAACAGATGATGTAATTGATGTTATTTTAGAAAAAGTTCAGCAAGGTATAAGCAAGTGA
- a CDS encoding DUF58 domain-containing protein, producing MTEKYLLPEDWLAKISRFQVATASKLRGQHKGSHRSQRFGASLDFSDFREYHLGDDVRQVDWNVFARTNKYFIKRFLDEQEMRVHILLDTTKSMGEEAKWLFARQIVASLGLMVLGRDDRLSFSFVQHEGKPPFRRKGAMYRRAFLQVVTEIEEASFSSSFAQGALKALPKDSTVLFIITDGLEPIEEWEQLLKRLPRYAGDVRMLQIVTQEELSPNYSGDVRLLDRETGKDVNVTMSSKVLETYHARRLLHEEELEAICRRFGVRKIQLKVEDGFQHAIFQQLLKAHWIR from the coding sequence GTGACAGAGAAATACTTATTGCCCGAAGACTGGTTAGCGAAAATCAGTCGTTTCCAAGTAGCGACGGCCTCCAAACTACGTGGGCAACATAAGGGCTCACACCGTTCACAGCGCTTCGGGGCCTCCCTCGATTTTTCAGATTTTCGAGAATATCATTTAGGTGATGATGTTCGTCAAGTAGATTGGAACGTTTTTGCGAGAACAAATAAATACTTTATTAAAAGGTTTCTAGATGAACAAGAGATGCGTGTCCATATATTGCTAGATACTACCAAATCGATGGGAGAGGAAGCCAAATGGCTATTTGCTCGTCAAATAGTGGCGTCCCTCGGTTTAATGGTACTAGGGCGAGATGATCGCCTATCCTTTTCATTTGTCCAACATGAAGGAAAACCGCCATTTCGACGTAAGGGTGCAATGTATCGCCGTGCTTTTTTGCAGGTAGTGACTGAAATAGAGGAAGCTAGTTTCTCTAGCAGTTTCGCCCAGGGGGCATTAAAAGCTTTACCTAAAGATAGTACTGTGCTATTCATTATCACAGATGGGTTAGAGCCGATTGAGGAATGGGAACAGCTGTTAAAAAGGTTACCACGATATGCAGGCGATGTTCGCATGTTGCAAATTGTAACCCAGGAGGAGCTTTCACCCAATTATTCCGGTGATGTCCGCCTCCTAGATCGTGAAACAGGGAAAGATGTCAATGTAACGATGTCCTCTAAAGTTCTAGAAACCTATCATGCAAGGCGATTATTACATGAAGAAGAGTTAGAGGCCATTTGTCGTCGCTTTGGTGTTCGAAAAATACAATTGAAAGTGGAAGATGGTTTTCAACATGCGATTTTCCAACAATTATTAAAAGCACATTGGATTAGGTGA